In one window of Rathayibacter caricis DSM 15933 DNA:
- a CDS encoding oxidoreductase — MTTWLITGCSTGLGRALAQAVLAHGDDVVVTARDVDSVRDIVEPYKETALALALDVTDETQVTAAVRAAEERFGRVDVLVNNAGYGYRAAVEEGEEEAVQRLFDTQLFGSVRTIKAVLPGMRSRRSGTIVNLSSIGARISPEGSGYYAAVKAAIEALTLSLRKEVAPLGIRAFSVEPGGFRTDFAGRSLTQSAEPIADYAETAGRRRKEVDTAHGTQSGDPERAAAALIRVVESGSTPSLLLLGNDAQDAFRAALDALRTDADEWEELGRSTDFD, encoded by the coding sequence ATGACCACCTGGCTCATCACCGGCTGCTCCACCGGGCTCGGACGCGCGCTCGCGCAGGCCGTCCTGGCTCATGGCGACGACGTCGTGGTGACCGCGCGCGACGTCGACTCCGTCCGCGACATCGTCGAGCCGTACAAGGAGACCGCGCTCGCCCTCGCCCTCGACGTCACCGACGAGACGCAGGTCACCGCCGCGGTCCGCGCCGCCGAGGAGCGGTTCGGCCGGGTCGACGTGCTGGTCAACAACGCGGGCTACGGCTACCGCGCCGCCGTCGAGGAGGGCGAGGAGGAGGCCGTGCAGCGTCTGTTCGACACGCAGCTCTTCGGGTCCGTCCGCACGATCAAGGCGGTGCTGCCCGGGATGCGCTCGCGCCGCTCCGGCACCATCGTGAACCTCTCGTCGATCGGCGCGCGGATCTCGCCGGAGGGGTCCGGCTATTACGCCGCGGTGAAGGCCGCCATCGAGGCGCTGACGCTGTCGCTCCGCAAGGAGGTCGCTCCGCTGGGGATCCGCGCGTTCTCGGTCGAGCCCGGAGGGTTCCGCACCGACTTCGCGGGGCGCTCGCTCACGCAGTCGGCCGAGCCGATCGCCGACTACGCCGAGACGGCGGGGCGCCGGCGCAAGGAGGTCGACACGGCGCACGGCACGCAGTCCGGCGACCCGGAGCGGGCGGCGGCCGCGCTGATCCGCGTCGTCGAGTCGGGATCGACCCCGTCGCTCCTCCTGCTCGGGAACGACGCGCAGGACGCGTTCCGCGCCGCGCTCGACGCGTTGCGGACGGACGCGGACGAGTGGGAGGAGCTCGGCCGGAGCACCGACTTCGACTGA